In the Cryptococcus neoformans var. neoformans JEC21 chromosome 1, complete sequence genome, one interval contains:
- a CDS encoding methylenetetrahydrofolate reductase (NADPH), putative yields MPHLTSLIAAHNGPFHNYEFFPPLTDPGFVNLLDRIRRLTSSPFQAPLAVSVTWGAGGSTAEKSLELAQQVVDMGVEVILHLTCTNMPKDKVDFALRRCKDLGISNILALRGDPPREEEYAINPTSTPDFFKHADDLVRYIRQTHGDYFCIGVAGYPNPHPDSESEEEDFKWFKAKCDAGADFIVTQLFYDVDVFLEWVKTCRARGINQPIIPGIMPIQNYASFRRLVNLTKCPVPDSITSDLQPISSDDATVKRYGAELATKMVSQIIESGLVPGVHLCTLNLEKSVRMILDNLGWSAASKTSEDEGLVKNKLIEDDGQARKGIPINGKAGTAQSPAKNLSISPSEANQLAQLGLTSTTLPPAPKTGLSAQGATGEDSWDEFPNGRFTDVRSPAYGEIDGWGSGLKITAAQALKEWGVPVSTSDLSALFTAYLHSDPKHLTTPFCDLPLSPESHMILPHLLALNSANVQHWTVGSQPAVDAAKSEDEVVGWGPRGGYVFQKAFVEFFVTEDEVNRLKEKVEREGKGLITMYAANRKGDFKTNTDKDSVNAVTWGVFPGQEIAQSTIIEETSFLAWKEEAFDIWAEWSLLYPRNTPSRKLLEGIANEWWLVSLIHHDYKDQGALWRFLLEDLQ; encoded by the exons ATGCCCCATCTCACATCCCTCATAGCCGCACACAATGGCCCATTCCACAATTATGAGTTCTTCCCACCACTCACAGACCCAGGCTTTGTAAACCTCCTCGACCGTATCCGTCGActcacttcttcccccttccAAGCCCCTCTTGCGGTCTCCGTCACATGGGGCGCTGGCGGTTCGACAGCCGAGAAAAGTCTCGAGCTCGCACAGCAGGTCGTGGATATGGGCGTGGAGGTCATCCTGCATCTCACCTGCACCAATATGCCCAAGGACAAGGTCGACTTCGCTCTCCGA AGATGTAAAGACCTCGGCATCTCCAACATCCTCGCTCTCCGGGGAGACCCTCccagggaagaggaataCGCCATCAACCCTACTTCCACTCCCGATTTCTTCAAGCACGCCGACGATCTTGTCCGCTACATCCGTCAGACTCACGGCGACTACTTTTGTATCGGTGTTGCTGGCTACCCTAATCCTCACCCGGACTCAGAgtcagaggaggaggacttTAAATGGTTCAAGGCAAAATGCGACGCCGGCGCCGACTTTATCGTCACGCAACTGTTTTACGATGTCGACGTATTTTTGGAGTGGGTCAAGACTTGCCGTGCCAGGG GAATAAACCAACCGATTATCCCCGGAATCATGCCCATCCAGAACTACGCTTCTTTCCGACGACTAGTGAACCTCACCAAGTGCCCCGTTCCCGACAGCATTACTTCTGATCTCCAACCCATCTCGTCGGACGATGCCACTGTCAAGCGCTACGGAGCTGAACTCGCTACCAAGATGGTCAGCCAAATCATTGAATCTGGCCTTGTTCCCGGTGTTCACCTTTGTACGCTCAatttggagaagagtgtGAGAATGATTTTGGACAATCTGGGGTGGTCAGCGGCTAGCAAAACgagcgaggatgagggtCTGGTGAAAAACAAGCTcattgaggatgatggcCAGGCGAGAAAGGGTATCCCGATTAACGGCAAGGCTGGTACAGCTCAAAGCCCTGCGAAGaacctctccatctctccctccgaAGCAAACCAGCTCGCCCAGCTCGGtctcacctccaccactctGCCCCCTGCGCCCAAGACCGGTCTCAGTGCTCAGGGAGCTACCGGCGAAGATAGTTGGGACGAGTTCCCCAACGGTCGATTCACCGACGTCCGATCACCCGCATACGGTGAGATTGACGGTTGGGGCAGCGGTCTCAAAATTACCGCCGCCCAAGCACTCAAAGAATGGGGTGTACCTGTCTCCACCTCTGATCTCTCGGCGCTGTTCACAGCATACCTTCACTCGGACCCGAAACATCTCACAACCCCGTTTTGTGACCTCCCCCTCTCTCCTGAATCACACATGATCCTCCCTCACCTCCTTGCGCTCAACTCTGCCAATGTCCAGCATTGGACGGTCGGTTCCCAGCCGGCAGTAGATGCTGCAAAGAGTGAAGACGAGGTTGTAGGTTGGGGCCCAAGGGGGGGATATGTGTTCCAAAAGGCGTTCGTAGAGTTCTTCGTGACGGAAGATGAGGTGAACAGGCTGAAGGAAAAagtggagagggaggggaaggggcTTATCACCATGTACGCGGCAAACAGAAAG GGTGACTTCAAGACTAATACTGATAAGGACTCTGTCAATGCCGTCACATGGGGTGTGTTCCCCGGCCAAGAGATTGCCCAATCTACCATCATTGAAGAAACCTCATTCCTCGCTTGGAAG gaggaagcgttcgATATCTGGGCTGAGTGGTCTCTTCTCTACCCCCGCAACACACCTTCACGCAAGCTCCTTGAGGGTATCGCCAACGAATGGTGGCTCGTCAGTCTGATTCACCATGATTACAAAGATCAAGGTGCCTTGTGGAGATTCTTGTTGGAGGACCTGCAGTAA
- a CDS encoding cytoplasm protein, putative, whose translation MPVPVDDSTAVLEPTEGIERPTKPAVKSRKRFVGSSKAATSRPVVRRVANQVPDDILHDKELNAAIAALPGNYNFEIHKTIYHIRRDNVQSVALQMPEGLMMYGCAIADIIERFTGALPMMLADVTYGACCIDDYTAKEMGAEMIVHYGHSCLIPVSQTTLKTLYVFVEIGIDTPHLSLSVRRNFPSSRSAFQRLILGAGEAAPGGKVPIALESTDESAQATPDLSTNDLPTRLALVSTIQFVAATQALRADLETAMPPLEKGEIEQEEEGMVAKVKRGDIGVWRGKYEVTVPQAKPLSPGEVLGCTAPKLNDVDALIYVGDGRFHLESIMIANPTVPAFRYDPYSKKFTREVYDHTEMRGLRGEAVKAARKNLDDQGSGSWAVLLGTLGRQGSLAVLKSIQNSLPADSLPPLLLLLSELSPAKLALLPNSQISTFIQTSCPRLSIDWGYAFSRPLLSPYEASVAVGRVKGWGGLSLDNGKEGGKLEGEGDYPMDFYADNSLGDWTPRHNPPRPRPARVRPQAQGCAQD comes from the exons ATGCCTGTCCCAGTAGACGATTCCACGGCAGTATTGGAGCCAACAGAAGGTATCGAAAGGCCCACAAAACCTGCTGTCAAGTCACGCAAGCGCTTCGTCGGTAGCTCCAAAGCCGCAACCTCTAGACCGGTGGTCCGGCGAGTTGCTAATCAAGTGCCGGATGATATATTGCACGATAAGGAATTGAACGCTGCTATTGCTG CCTTGCCTGGAAATTATAACTTTGAGATCCACAAGACTATCTATCATATCCGAAGAGACAATGTACAGAGCGTAGCATTGCAAATGCCTGAGGGCCTGATGATGTATGGGTGTGCTATCGCTGATATCATTGAAAG ATTTACTGGTGCATTACCAATGATGCTGGCGGATGTGACTTATGGAGCATGTT GTATTGACGATTATACAGCAAAAGAAATGGGCGCAGAAATGATTGTTCACTACGGCCATTCATGTCTCA TCCCTGTATCCCAAACGACCCTCAAGACCCTCTATGTCTTTGTAGAAATCGGCATTGACACccctcatctctccctttctgTCCGACGCaacttcccttcctcccgaTCTGCATTTCAGCGCCTCATTTTGGGAGCTGGGGAAGCTGCACCCGGCGGCAAAGTCCCCATCGCGCTTGAATCCACCGATGAATCGGCCCAGGCAACCCCCGATCTTTCAACGAACGATCTCCCCACCCGACTTGCTCTCGTTTCTACCATCCAGTTTGTCGCTGCCACTCAGGCTCTTCGTGCTGATTTGGAGACAGCCATGCCGCCTTTGGAAAAGGGGGAAATtgagcaggaagaggaagggatggtCGCTAAAGTAAAGAGAGGAGATATCGGAGTGTGGAGGGGCAAGTATGAGGTAACTGTACCTCAGGCGAAGCCTTTGAGTCCTGGAGAAGTTTTGGGGTGTACAGCGCCAAAGTTAAATGATGTCGACGCGCTAAT ATACGTCGGTGACGGTCGATTCCATCTCGAATCAATAATGATTGCCAACCCCACCGTGCCCGCTTTCCGATACGATCCTTATTCCAAAAAATTCACTCGAGAAGTGTACGACCACACAGAAATGCGCGGTTTGCGAGGGGAGGCCGTTAAGGCTGCTAGGAAAAATCTTGATGACCAAGGTTCAGGTAGTTGGGCCGTCTTGCTCGGTACTCTGGGCCGACAAGGTAGTCTTGCCGTTTTGAAATCCATCCAGAACTCTCTCCCTGCCGATTCCTTACCGccactcctcctccttctctccgaACTGTCTCCTGCAAAACTCGCCCTCTTGCCGAATTCTCAAATATCGACATTTATCCAAACATCGTGCCCGCGTCTATCCATCGATTGGGGATATGCTTTCTCTCGACCGCTGCTAAGTCCGTACGAGGCAAGTGTCGCTGTTGGGCGGGTCAAGGGCTGGGGTGGATTGAGTTTGGAcaatggaaaggaaggaggtaagctggaaggtgaaggagattaTCCGATGGACTTCTATGCGGATAATTCCTTGGGTGATTGGACGCCGAGACATAATCCACCAAGACCAAGGCCTGCCAGGGTCAGGCCACAAGCTCAAGGTTGCGCACAAGATTAG
- a CDS encoding MAP kinase kinase, putative, producing the protein MTDPTPPALDSLSLADKAPAAEENPRDAAEQPKPAASPPAGTPVDDAQSSSASPSQRPPSIQANDKAPGTSSPAARPQAQHVPASAPTVPSANPVRPQPGARPGVARGMPAPMGMRAQAVRGAGGPQMQTKMLPSLQAKMDKIAASRQGPPPSSGMHDPNATSMGALLRSQALRAPGTSQAPPGPGPASGPFGLAARRAAAGGPPRPNLGMMGMGASAPSAVGRGPGLAGRRGPPGGLTLSGMKGAIKDDGNKFSDFQGVMDPSGSLRFSKKAVLHAKGVDFDDGQSFKINMDEIEVLGELGKGNYGSVHKVFHRPTGVTMAMKEIRLELDDSKLNGIIMELDILHRAVAPEIVEFYGAFTIESCVYYCMEYMDAGSLDSLTGGGVAAKDQTKEEEDDATERVPEDVLRRITARIVKGLRFLKDELQIIHRDVKPTNVLINGKGEVKMCDFGVSGQLEKSLAKTNIGCQSYMAPERIKSETANQNPTYTVSSDVWSVGLSIVELAKGCYPYPPETYANVFAQLQAIVHGTPPTLPPGYSDDANDFVAKCLEKDPNRRPTYAQLLEHPFLVADKGAEVDMVGWVEGALKRKAERGIASLNPIQTPAPLEP; encoded by the exons ATGACAGACCCTACGCCTCCCGCGCTCGACAGTCTCTCCCTGGCAGACAAGGCCCCTGCTGCCGAAGAAAATCCCCGAGACGCCGCCGAACAGCCCAAGCCCGCCGCCTCACCGCCCGCAGGCACGCCCGTTGATGACGCCCAAAGCTCATCCGCCTCGCCCTCCCAGCGCCCGCCGTCCATACAGGCAAATGACAAGGCCCCGGGTACATCGTCTCCGGCTGCCAGGCCGCAAGCACAGCATGTCCCTGCATCGGCACCCACCGTCCCTTCCGCCAACCCCGTCCGTCCGCAGCCTGGCGCCCGGCCTGGAGTGGCGAGGGGTATGCCTGCGCCAATGGGGATGCGGGCGCAGGCAGTTCGAGGCGCTGGCGGGCCCCAGATGCAGACCAAGATGCTGCCCAGTTTACAGGCTAAAATGGACAAG ATCGCCGCGTCCCGTCAAGGCCCGCCTCCCTCCTCCGGCATGCATGATCCGAATGCCACGTCCATGGGCGCCCTCTTGCGCTCCCAAGCCCTCCGGGCGCCCGGCACATCGCAAGCTCCTCCTGGCCCCGGGCCGGCTTCAGGTCCTTTCGGTCTCGCCGCTCGGCGCGCAGCTGCTGGAGGTCCTCCCAGACCGAATTTGGGTATGATGGGTATGGGGGCAAGTGCGCCGAGTGCGGTCGGACGAGGACCAGGTCTGGCGGGCAGACGGGGACCCCCGGGAGGATTGACACTGAGTGGGATGAAGGGTGCGATCAAGGACGATGGGAACAAGTTTTCAGACTTTCAGGGTGTCAT GGACCCTTCCGGATCGCTGAGATTCTCAAAGAAGGCCGTCCTGCATGCAAAGGGCGTGGACTTTGACGATGGGCAGAGTTTCAAGATCAACATGGATGAGATCGAGGTGCTCGGAGAACTAGGAAAGGGCAATTACGGTTCTGTCCACAAGGTCTTCCACCGTCCGACAGGCGTCACCATGGCCATGAAG GAAATCCGGTTAGAACTTGATGATTCCAAGCTCAACGGCATCATTATGGAACTCGACATTCTACACCGGGCCGTCGCTCCCGAAATAGTCGAATTCTACGGTGCATTCACCATTGAATCCTGCGTCTACTACTGTATGGAGTACATGGATGCCGGCTCACTCGATTCCCTCACTGGTGGCGGTGTGGCAGCCAAAGATCAgacaaaggaggaagaagacgatgcGACAGAGCGAGTGCCAGAGGATGTATTGAGGAGGATTACAGCGAGAATCGTAAAAGGGTTGAGATTCTTGAAGGATGAGTTGCAGATCATCCATCGAG ACGTCAAACCCACAAATGTGTTGATCAATGGCAAGGGAGAGGTCAAGATGTGTGACTTTGGTGTCTCAGGTCAGCTCGAAAAGAGTTTGGCCAAGACTAATATCGGTTGCCAATCCTACATGGCT CCCGAACGTATCAAGTCGGAAACAGCCAACCAAAATCCTACTTACACTGTCTCCTCAGACGTCTGGTCGGTCGGTCTGTCCATTGTCGAGCTTGCCAAAGGATGTTACCCCTACCCACCGGAAACGTATGCGAATGTGTTTGCGCAGTTGCAGGCGATTGTACATGGCACTCCGCCAACGTTGCCCCCTGGGTACAGCGATGACGCGAACGATTTCGTTGCCAAGTG TCTTGAGAAGGATCCCAACCGACGACCGACTTATGCTCAGCTCTTAGAACATCCTTTCTTGGTAGCGGACAAGGGCGCAGAAGTCGACATGGTTGGATGGGTGGAAGGGGCGTTGAAGCGTAAGGCGGAGAGAGGAATTGCGAGCCTGAATCCTATCCAAACACCTGCCCCTCTGGAACCATAA
- a CDS encoding DNA mismatch repair protein MSH2, putative: MPMYGNESTSAPKPLFDMDKDSEEKFVRFVERMPTKLDGMIRLFDRGDYYSAHGADAIFIANEVYRTTNVLKYLGSGSKPSSSSGQYARGLPSVTISMALTKAFLREALTTKQMRVEIYAPTGGVAPGSRKDHSKWEISKTASPGNLSQVEDLLFSDRDLTANAVSMAIRVVVKDGINTVGVGFVDVQEKVVGVSEFVDDENFSNTESLLIQLGVKECILQADEKRPELAKLRMLVEWCGVIVTDRKSSEFQTKNVEQDLNRLLHESHAGAALPEFDLKIAMSALSALINYLSLLSDLSLHGQLRLYRHDLSQYMKLDASALKALNLMPNPQELGGNKNMSIYGLLNRCKTSQGTRLLGRWLKQPLVNRHEIIQRQTMVEVFVEDSVNRQSIQTKYLKQMPDFHRISKKFHKRVAGLEDVVRVYQAVQLLPGLQEILENADTPEPGARDLIEEIWLKPLREHIEKLGNYSSMVEDTIDLDELANHNYVILPTIDEDLQRYREELLNVRDQLDDEHRRVGSDLGLDIDKKLHLENHQVYKYSFRITKAEASLIRNKKEYIDLATQKSGTIFTTKTLKALSEEYFRLQELYEKQQRHLVKEVVSIASSYTPVLEMLDNLIAAVDVIVSMAHVSSEAPIPYVKPILTEKGTGDVVVLGARHPCLEVQDDIVFIPNDHEMRKGDSEFIILTGPNMGGKSTYIRQIGVIALMAQVGCFVPATEARLPIFDCILARVGAGDNQLKGVSTFMAEMLETATILRSATKDSLIIIDELGRGTSTYDGFGLAWAISEYIAETIHCFCLFATHFHELTSLSEKNSHVKNLHVEALVKDKDGEGGAKERDITLLYQVKEGICDQSFGIHVAELANFPESVVKLAKRKAEELEDFGDDQTRAPSSKFSKTEIDAGTDIVKEFLDTWKSRVSAAGRGGGADAEMAMSEDEMVQLLKDTAEEFKDRLEGNEWVKSLMSTF; this comes from the exons AAATTGGACGGCATGATCAGGCTGTTCGATCGTGGG GACTACTACTCGGCTCACGGCGCGGACGCCATCTTCATTGCCAACGAAGTCTACAGAACCACAAATGTCCTCAAATACCTTGGTTCAGGTTCTaaaccctcttcctcttctggaCAATATGCTCGAGGATTACCTTCTGTCACCATATCCATGGCTTTGACCAAAGCTTTCCTCCGGGAGGCCCTTACAACCAAGCAGATGCGTGTCGAAATCTACGCCCCCACGGGAGGAGTCGCTCCTGGAAGCCGAAAGGATCATTCCAAATGGGAGATCTCAAAGACAGCTTCGCCCGGCAATCTGAGCCAAGTAGAAGACCTGCTATTCAGTGACAGAGATCTGACAGCGAATGCGGTCTCAATGGCCATCAGGGTGGTGGTCAAAGATGGGATAAACACTGTCGGTGTGGGTTTCGTAGATGTACAAGAAAAGGTGGTAGGAGTGTCTGAATtcgttgatgatgagaacTTTTCGAACACCGAG TCGCTATTGATCCAACTTGGTGTAAAGGAATGTATATTGCAAGCAGATGAGAAGCGTCCAGAGCTGGCCAAATTAAGGATGTTGGTGGAGTGGTGTGGTGTCATCGTCACCGATCGCAAATCGA GCGAGTTCCAAACCAAAAATGTTGAACAAGACCTTAATCGGTTGTTGCACGAGTCTCATGCTGGTGCCGCTTTAC CGGAGTTTGACCTCAAAATCGCCATGTCAGCTCTATCAGCACTTATCAATTATCTCTCACTTCTATCCGACCTCTCCCTCCATGGTCAACTCCGATTATATCGTCATGATCTTTCTCAGTACATGAAGCTTGACGCGTCCGCCCTCAAGGCTTTGAACCTGATGCCAAATCCTCAAGAGCTGGGTGGTAACAAGAATATGAGCATATATGGGTTGTTAAACAGATGCAAGACTAGTCAAGGGACAAGGTTGTTGGGAAGGTGGTTGAAACAGCCACTGGTGAATCGCCATGAGATTA TTCAGAGACAGACTATGGTTGAGGTTTTCGTTGAGGATTCTGTCAATCGCCAATCTATTCAAACAAAGTACCTCAAGCAGATGCCTGACTTTCACAGAATCTCGAAAAAGTTCCACAAACGAGTGGCTGGATTGGAAGACGTTGTCAGGGTGTACCAAGCTGTGCAGCTG CTGCCTGGTTTGCAGGAAATTCTGGAAAATGCCGACACCCCAGAACCAGGAGCCAGGGATCTTATTGAGGAAATTTGGCTCAAGCCTTTACGC GAACATATTGAAAAGCTTGGAAATTATTCTTCCATGGTAGAAGACACCATCGATCTTGACGAACTTGCTAATCACAACTATGTGATACTTCCTACTATCGATGAAGATCTTCAGAGATACAGAGAAGAGTTGTTAAACGTGCGAGATCagcttgatgatgaacaCAGGCGAGTTGGAAGTGATCTGGGTCTGGATATCGACAAGAAGCTTCATTTGGAGAATCATCAAGTTTACAAGTACTCCTTCAGGATTACTAAGGCG GAGGCTAGCCTCATTCGTAACAAGAAGGAATATATTGACCTCGCTACCCAAAAATCTGGTACCATATTCACCACTAAAACCCTCAAGGCGCTGAGCGAGGAGTACTTCAGACTGCAGGAGTTGTACGAGAAGCAGCAAAGGCACCTTGTCAAGGAGGTCGTCTCGATCGCTT CCTCGTACACACCGGTTTTGGAAATGCTGGATAACTTGATTGCGGCTGTCGATGTCATTGTCAG TATGGCTCACGTCTCTTCTGAGGCTCCCATTCCTTATGTTAAACCCATCTTGACTGAAAAAG GTACCGGTGACGTCGTTGTTCTAGGCGCCCGTCATCCTTGTCTTGAAGTCCAAGACGATATTGTCTTTATCCCTAATGACCATGAAATGCGCAAGGGTGATTCCGAGTTTATCATCCTTACCGGACCGAACATGGGTGGTAAATCGACGTACATCCGACAGATTGGTGTCATCGCCCTTATGGCTCAGGTTGGATGCTTTGTGCCCGCCACAGAAGCTCGGCTACCCATCTTTGACTGTATCCTTGCGAGGGTTGGTGCTGGGGACAACCAACTGAAAGGAGTCAGTACATTCATGGCCGAGATGTTGGAGACGGCGACCATCTTGAGA TCTGCTACCAAAGACTCTCTGATCATCATCGATGAGCTTGGTCGAGGTACATCTACATACGATGGTTTTGGTCTTGCTTGGGCAATATCAGA ATACATTGCCGAAACGATTCACTGCTTCTGTCTCTTCGCCACCCATTTCCACGAGCTTACCAGCCTTTCTGAAAAGAATTCTCACGTGAAGAACTTGCACGTTGAAGCCCTTGTCAAGGacaaagatggagaagggggTGCGAAGGAAAGGGACATTACGTTGCTGTACCAAGTCAAAGAAGGTATCTGTGATCAAAGTTTCGGTATCCATGTGGCCGAGTTGGCAAACTTCCCTGAGAGTGTCGTCAAG CTCGCCAAGCGTAAAGcggaagagttggaagatTTTGGAG ACGACCAAACCCGAGCCCCATCATCCAAGTTTTCAAAGACGGAAATCGATGCTGGTACAGACATCGTCAAAGAGTTCCTCGACACTTGGAAATCTCGCGTCTCTGCCGctggaaggggaggaggggcgGATGCTGAGATGGCCAtgagtgaagatgagatggttCAGCTGTTGAAGGATACCGCGGAAGAATTCAAGGACCGATTGGAAGGGAATGAGTGGGtgaagagcttgatgaGCACATTCTAG